From a region of the Synechococcus sp. RS9916 genome:
- a CDS encoding ABC transporter permease encodes MARSRELLRYCATRLALAPVMLWLIATLVFLLLRVAPGDPVDAVLGSRAPAAAKALLRQRLGLDMPLGHQYLDFLKGLLHGDLGSALINQEPVREIIAQALPASLELSITALALAALVGLSIGFSGIARPEGKLDLAGRFYGIGTYALPPFWVAMLLQLLFAVILGWLPVGGRFPPSLVAPSGSGFLLFDSLRSGDWDAFNGAVRHLVLPACTLGLLLSGVFTNALRLNLRRALRSDYVEAARSRGLNERQVVLRHALPNAMLPVLTIAGITVASLIGGALLIEVTFSWPGIALRLQESINQRDYPVVQGIVVVVAALVVMVSVVVDLLVALLDPRVRY; translated from the coding sequence ATGGCACGAAGTCGTGAACTGCTGCGCTACTGCGCCACGCGCCTGGCCCTGGCGCCAGTGATGCTCTGGCTGATTGCCACGCTGGTGTTTCTGCTTCTGCGTGTTGCCCCTGGCGACCCTGTGGATGCCGTGCTCGGCAGCCGGGCACCAGCCGCTGCCAAAGCCCTGCTGCGACAACGCCTTGGGCTGGACATGCCACTGGGTCATCAATACCTCGACTTCCTCAAGGGCCTGCTGCATGGAGATCTGGGCTCAGCGCTGATCAACCAGGAGCCGGTGCGCGAGATCATTGCCCAGGCACTGCCCGCCAGCCTGGAATTGAGCATCACCGCGTTGGCGCTGGCCGCGCTCGTGGGCCTGAGCATCGGCTTCAGTGGCATCGCACGGCCGGAGGGCAAGCTCGATCTGGCAGGGCGGTTTTATGGCATTGGCACCTACGCCTTGCCTCCCTTCTGGGTGGCGATGCTGTTGCAGCTGCTGTTCGCCGTGATCCTGGGGTGGTTGCCGGTTGGTGGCCGCTTCCCACCCAGTCTGGTGGCACCCTCCGGCAGTGGCTTCCTGCTCTTCGACAGCCTGCGCAGCGGTGACTGGGACGCCTTCAACGGAGCGGTGCGTCACCTGGTGCTGCCGGCTTGCACCCTGGGCCTGCTGCTCAGCGGCGTGTTCACTAATGCGCTGAGGCTCAACCTGCGCCGGGCCCTGCGCTCTGACTACGTGGAAGCAGCCCGCAGCCGTGGGCTCAATGAACGCCAGGTGGTACTGCGACACGCCCTACCCAACGCCATGCTGCCGGTGCTCACGATCGCAGGGATCACCGTGGCCTCCTTGATTGGCGGAGCCCTGTTGATCGAGGTGACCTTCTCCTGGCCAGGGATCGCCCTGCGCCTGCAGGAGAGCATCAATCAACGCGACTACCCCGTCGTGCAGGGGATCGTGGTGGTGGTGGCAGCCCTGGTGGTGATGGTGAGCGTGGTGGTGGATCTGTTGGTCGCCCTGCTCGATCCCCGGGTGCGGTACTAA
- a CDS encoding ABC transporter substrate-binding protein: MGAAKTNPPVQQQRHSGSGAVLAALLLGLSLSQLACQPHRRSDRLTVASAGRIASLDPAQASTYGTLQLLTALGDTLYSRERDGSLKPQLASRQPQISDGGRTISIPLRRDVLFHDGTRFDAAAMAFSLRRFLRIGTQSYVVGDRIQAIETPAVDVLRLRLSRPSSSLESLLTSPYLTPVSPTAYANHQDSFLNDRFIGTGPYRLASFRATQQRLVPFKDYWGEPPRNAGLDLINLSNSTALFGALRSGEVDVLMSESIDEDQRLALDRRAEAGLLLQSSGPALQIGYVTLLSNAPPLQSQQVRQALAYSLDRPLISERVSHHQRRPLRSLIPPSLRGGKPEPWPHFNPTKARTLFKQAGYCQGKTLQLPFTYRSNVPSDRLMALTWQAQLRRDLDDCVQLSLEGVESTTVYRQLGEGAFKAVMLDWGGSYPDPEAYLAPLLSCTESSGEVCEAGEAVISGSFWTKPGLEAALRRSDAIKGQPRLQQLLKLDAMAAEGAAYLPVWLVTPKAWAQTDLAPPEFNGSGQLQLARLQERR, from the coding sequence ATGGGCGCAGCCAAGACGAATCCCCCGGTGCAACAGCAGCGACATTCAGGTTCAGGAGCAGTCCTGGCCGCCCTGCTGCTTGGCCTCAGTCTCAGCCAACTCGCCTGTCAACCCCATCGCCGCAGTGATCGCCTGACGGTGGCCAGCGCAGGCCGGATCGCGTCCCTTGACCCTGCCCAAGCCAGCACCTACGGGACCCTGCAGCTGTTGACCGCGCTCGGCGACACCCTGTACAGCCGAGAACGTGACGGCAGCCTCAAGCCCCAGCTCGCGTCTCGCCAGCCCCAGATCAGTGACGGAGGCCGCACCATCTCCATTCCGCTGCGGCGCGACGTGCTGTTCCACGACGGCACCCGCTTTGATGCAGCGGCCATGGCCTTCAGCTTGCGCCGGTTCCTACGGATCGGGACCCAGAGCTACGTGGTGGGCGACCGGATTCAGGCGATTGAAACGCCTGCGGTTGATGTGTTGCGACTGCGCCTCAGTCGTCCATCCAGCTCACTGGAAAGCCTGCTCACGTCCCCCTACCTCACCCCAGTCTCTCCGACTGCCTACGCCAACCATCAAGACAGCTTCCTCAACGACCGTTTCATTGGGACCGGCCCTTATCGATTGGCGAGTTTCCGGGCCACCCAGCAGAGGCTGGTGCCGTTCAAGGACTACTGGGGCGAACCGCCCCGCAACGCTGGACTCGATCTGATCAACCTGAGCAACTCCACCGCCCTTTTCGGTGCCCTGCGAAGTGGCGAAGTGGATGTGCTGATGTCGGAATCGATTGATGAAGACCAACGGCTGGCTCTCGACCGCCGCGCCGAAGCAGGCCTGTTGTTGCAGAGCTCCGGCCCAGCCCTGCAGATCGGTTACGTGACCCTGCTCAGCAATGCACCGCCCTTGCAATCGCAGCAGGTGCGCCAAGCCCTGGCCTACAGCCTCGATCGCCCCCTCATCAGTGAACGAGTGAGCCACCACCAGCGCCGGCCGCTGCGGTCCTTGATCCCCCCCAGCCTGCGGGGCGGCAAGCCGGAACCCTGGCCGCACTTCAACCCCACCAAGGCCCGCACCCTGTTCAAGCAAGCCGGCTACTGCCAGGGCAAAACCCTGCAGCTGCCTTTCACCTACCGCTCCAACGTGCCCTCCGACCGCCTGATGGCTCTGACCTGGCAGGCCCAGCTGCGCCGCGATCTCGATGATTGCGTGCAGCTCAGCCTCGAGGGCGTTGAGTCGACCACCGTTTACCGTCAGCTCGGTGAAGGGGCCTTCAAGGCAGTGATGCTCGACTGGGGCGGCTCCTATCCCGATCCAGAGGCCTATCTCGCGCCGCTGCTGAGCTGCACTGAATCCAGCGGCGAGGTGTGCGAAGCCGGTGAAGCCGTGATCAGTGGCAGCTTCTGGACCAAGCCCGGCCTGGAGGCTGCCCTGCGCCGCAGTGATGCGATCAAAGGACAGCCGCGGCTGCAGCAACTGCTCAAGCTTGATGCCATGGCCGCGGAGGGCGCCGCCTACCTGCCGGTGTGGCTGGTGACCCCCAAAGCCTGGGCCCAGACGGATCTTGCGCCACCAGAATTCAATGGCAGCGGGCAGTTGCAGCTGGCCCGATTGCAGGAGCGGCGCTGA
- the ruvC gene encoding crossover junction endodeoxyribonuclease RuvC, with amino-acid sequence MRILGIDPGLARVGYGVIDVDPSAGRGTEGQTMLDCGIIRTDPGRSEGQRMVEIAGDLRQLIRLWKPDMASVEKFFFYRSSNTIAVVQARGVVIMTLTRFGLPIVEFPPMQIKQALTGNGHADKDEVLESVMRELNLDSPPRPDDAADALAVALTGWFQR; translated from the coding sequence ATGCGCATCCTCGGCATCGATCCAGGCCTGGCCCGCGTGGGTTACGGGGTGATCGATGTCGACCCCTCAGCGGGTCGAGGCACGGAAGGTCAGACCATGCTCGACTGCGGCATCATCCGCACCGACCCTGGGCGCAGCGAGGGGCAACGAATGGTGGAAATTGCCGGCGACTTGCGCCAGCTGATTCGCCTCTGGAAACCCGACATGGCATCGGTGGAGAAGTTTTTCTTCTACCGCTCCAGCAACACGATCGCTGTGGTGCAGGCCCGCGGTGTGGTGATCATGACCCTGACCCGCTTTGGCCTGCCGATCGTCGAGTTTCCGCCGATGCAGATCAAACAGGCACTCACGGGCAACGGGCACGCTGACAAAGACGAGGTGCTGGAGTCGGTGATGCGGGAGTTGAACCTTGATTCACCCCCCAGGCCAGATGATGCGGCCGATGCGCTTGCTGTAGCCCTCACTGGATGGTTCCAGCGGTAG
- a CDS encoding alpha/beta hydrolase, translating to MPVLAGLRETGSTSSRAWVLQGRRSTGRPTRWWAEIGFNFSLVVALVSPCPLRAAEQLEVQFDGVVIPVAIKDLVAWGRSGGVSDAELSIWLDLLEPASRQGMLELLRAPLITDRSMARQMLDSWAGRRLLDEVADLVRVDDDTVGVTVLSTLERLLQEKPQVTSLDLLEALPAERVRLDLDGLVQVAAHWREQLQRQQALVARLDRIPLQAVFPPAEPAVETLSLPTIQALQVPHRTEPLELQLWQPKDARRPSQASDRPWVVLMPGLGGTPDHFRWLGRLLSHQGWPVVVLEHPGSDSEAVGAWLQGNRRPPGAEVLPDRLQDLDAVLKAQADGTLPVRGERVVLVGHSMGALTALLATGVRPQPGLEWRCREALDDLPLSNLSRLLQCQLNAVDLPPTKAPAQLVGIVGMNSFGSLLWPRNRPVRIPVPALFTGGTLDLITPPLNEQLELLLATAPDPRSRAVLVEGASHFSPIRVEAQLTESKDNDLFQLGEELVGVQPLQVQALLGEEIITFLEQLTPGRQGSASQGGPALIHRQAGSLHLHRINAEGAIQLLNES from the coding sequence ATGCCAGTTCTTGCAGGGCTGCGGGAAACTGGTTCCACCAGTTCAAGGGCCTGGGTCTTGCAAGGACGACGTTCAACAGGACGACCCACGCGATGGTGGGCGGAGATTGGATTCAACTTCAGTCTGGTGGTCGCCTTGGTGTCTCCGTGCCCATTGCGGGCAGCCGAGCAGCTGGAGGTGCAGTTCGATGGTGTCGTTATTCCTGTCGCCATCAAGGATCTGGTCGCTTGGGGCCGGTCTGGCGGTGTGTCGGATGCCGAACTGAGTATTTGGCTGGATCTGCTGGAGCCCGCCAGTCGCCAAGGAATGCTGGAGTTGCTGCGGGCCCCGTTGATCACGGATCGGAGCATGGCCCGTCAGATGCTCGACAGCTGGGCCGGGCGCCGTCTTCTGGATGAAGTCGCCGATTTGGTGCGTGTTGATGACGACACGGTCGGTGTCACCGTGCTCAGCACCCTTGAGCGCTTACTCCAGGAGAAGCCCCAGGTCACCAGCCTGGATTTGCTGGAAGCACTGCCAGCCGAGAGGGTGCGTCTCGACCTTGATGGCCTGGTGCAGGTGGCCGCCCATTGGCGAGAGCAGCTCCAACGTCAGCAGGCGCTGGTGGCTCGGCTGGATCGCATCCCCTTGCAAGCGGTGTTTCCTCCCGCCGAGCCGGCGGTGGAGACGCTCAGCCTCCCGACCATCCAGGCGTTGCAAGTCCCGCATCGCACCGAGCCGCTGGAGCTACAGCTCTGGCAGCCCAAGGATGCTCGCCGGCCCAGCCAGGCCTCGGATCGACCTTGGGTGGTGCTGATGCCGGGGCTGGGGGGGACCCCCGACCATTTCCGTTGGCTGGGCCGGCTGCTCAGCCATCAGGGCTGGCCTGTGGTGGTGTTGGAACACCCCGGCAGTGATTCCGAAGCTGTGGGGGCCTGGCTTCAGGGCAATCGTCGCCCTCCCGGCGCTGAAGTGCTGCCCGATCGCCTTCAAGACCTGGATGCTGTGCTCAAAGCCCAGGCCGATGGCACCCTTCCGGTCCGCGGCGAGCGGGTGGTGCTGGTCGGCCATTCCATGGGAGCGCTCACCGCCTTGTTGGCGACCGGTGTGCGCCCGCAGCCCGGTCTGGAGTGGCGATGCCGTGAAGCTCTGGATGATTTGCCCCTGAGCAATCTCTCGCGATTGCTGCAGTGTCAGCTCAATGCGGTCGATCTTCCCCCCACCAAAGCGCCAGCCCAGCTGGTGGGGATTGTGGGGATGAACAGTTTCGGCAGCCTGCTCTGGCCCCGAAACCGGCCGGTGCGGATTCCGGTTCCTGCCTTGTTCACCGGCGGCACCCTCGATTTGATCACCCCTCCGCTGAACGAGCAGCTTGAGTTGCTGTTGGCCACAGCTCCAGATCCCCGCAGCCGGGCGGTGCTGGTGGAAGGTGCCAGCCATTTTTCGCCGATCCGGGTGGAGGCCCAGCTGACCGAGTCAAAGGACAACGACCTGTTCCAACTGGGTGAGGAACTGGTGGGGGTGCAGCCGCTTCAGGTGCAGGCGTTGCTCGGTGAGGAGATCATCACGTTCTTGGAGCAGCTCACGCCGGGCCGCCAGGGTTCAGCGTCACAAGGGGGCCCCGCCTTGATTCATCGCCAAGCCGGCAGCCTGCACCTGCACCGAATCAATGCAGAGGGGGCCATTCAGCTGTTGAACGAGTCTTAG
- a CDS encoding MFS transporter yields MNWWNQFPAALQELAWIRLLASIGAGGVIYMTPIIFHQVDLSASQVGQGLAAAALIGTVVRLLCGVLLDRGLSCSWPVRGAALLALMADLVLLPSTDFRGYLSGQMLIGIAAGLYFPAIELAVPLSSANFPSSRGYALARTADACGVALGALGGAVLAALGVIRAVYWVEAIAVLTMLVVLGWRPLPDGRLAQLQTELNAPDEDGSHASPAEAPSRFHWLLPLIPVLLVSIVATGMVALLQSALPLDLVRGGIQRPPLSDAWSGLVIALELGWLVLLQWPVGNWVAKRSLRFGLGIGLCSFSIGCLLLACSTLWSDGLVLIAMAVMPMAFGKAAFLPTAAEAMIEETPLEHRGLAMALFSQCFAISATGAPLIAGALLDTQGHGLVLWLFMAALCLFSLPLLNGVRPRYTAGLGAFPLEIEPDEQSQGTSALREESGHPAGAGQERWGARQRR; encoded by the coding sequence TTGAACTGGTGGAACCAGTTTCCCGCAGCCCTGCAAGAACTGGCATGGATCCGGCTGCTCGCGTCCATCGGGGCCGGCGGTGTCATTTACATGACACCGATCATTTTTCATCAGGTTGACCTCTCTGCCAGCCAGGTGGGCCAAGGACTCGCAGCCGCAGCGCTGATCGGCACCGTGGTGCGCCTTCTCTGCGGTGTGCTCCTGGATCGAGGCCTCAGTTGCTCCTGGCCAGTGCGGGGGGCGGCCCTTCTGGCCCTCATGGCCGATCTGGTGCTGCTGCCCTCGACCGACTTTCGCGGCTATCTCAGTGGCCAGATGCTGATCGGCATCGCGGCGGGTCTGTACTTCCCTGCGATCGAATTGGCTGTGCCGCTGAGCAGCGCCAACTTCCCATCCAGTCGGGGGTATGCCCTGGCGCGCACTGCAGATGCCTGCGGGGTGGCCCTTGGCGCCCTGGGTGGAGCCGTTCTGGCAGCCCTCGGCGTGATCCGAGCGGTCTATTGGGTAGAAGCCATTGCCGTGCTCACCATGTTGGTGGTGCTCGGTTGGCGCCCCCTGCCCGACGGCCGCCTCGCACAACTGCAAACGGAGCTGAACGCTCCAGACGAAGACGGCAGCCACGCCAGCCCTGCAGAAGCACCCTCACGCTTTCACTGGTTGCTACCGCTCATACCGGTGCTGCTGGTGAGCATCGTGGCCACCGGCATGGTGGCGCTGCTGCAGAGCGCCTTGCCTCTGGATCTGGTGCGAGGCGGCATCCAGCGACCTCCCCTCAGCGACGCCTGGAGTGGACTGGTGATTGCACTGGAGCTGGGATGGCTGGTGCTGTTGCAATGGCCCGTGGGCAATTGGGTCGCCAAGCGCAGCCTCCGTTTCGGGCTCGGGATTGGTCTGTGCAGCTTTTCCATTGGTTGTCTTCTGCTGGCCTGCTCCACGCTCTGGAGTGATGGCCTGGTGCTGATCGCCATGGCCGTGATGCCGATGGCCTTTGGCAAAGCGGCCTTCCTGCCCACGGCCGCCGAAGCCATGATCGAGGAAACCCCTTTGGAGCATCGGGGCCTGGCCATGGCGCTCTTCTCCCAGTGCTTCGCCATCAGCGCCACTGGCGCACCGCTGATCGCCGGCGCCCTGTTGGATACCCAGGGCCATGGCCTCGTGCTCTGGCTCTTCATGGCCGCCCTCTGCCTCTTCAGCCTGCCTCTGCTCAACGGCGTGCGCCCGCGCTATACAGCGGGGTTAGGAGCTTTTCCGCTGGAGATTGAGCCCGATGAGCAAAGCCAGGGAACTTCTGCGCTCCGTGAAGAATCTGGGCATCCTGCGGGAGCTGGCCAAGAGCGGTGGGGGGCTCGACAGCGTCGCTGA
- the bchI gene encoding magnesium chelatase ATPase subunit I encodes MSAPRKRRVFPFTAVIGQEEMKLALLLNVIDPRIGGVMIMGDRGTGKSTTIRALADLLPGIEVVAGDPYNSSPNDPDLQSSDVRERLEKGESLGTEERQVPMVDLPLGATEDRLCGTIDIEKALSEGVRAFEPGLLAKANRGLLYVDEVNLLDDHLVDVLLDSAASGWNTVEREGVSVRHPARFVLIGSGNPEEGELRPQLLDRFGMSVEVRTVRDPELRVQVVDQRTAFDSDPDGFSSSVEAGQQALQQRVVEAQQRLEQVRIDDDLRLRISAVCGELDVDGLRGDIVTNRAARALAAFEGRTEVTEDDVARVASCCLRHRLRKDPLEQVDSGDRVVKVFCKVFERSESSDRADFELALAA; translated from the coding sequence GTGAGTGCACCCCGGAAGCGCAGGGTTTTCCCCTTCACCGCCGTGATCGGTCAGGAGGAAATGAAGCTGGCCCTGCTGCTCAACGTGATTGATCCCCGCATCGGCGGGGTGATGATCATGGGTGACCGCGGCACCGGCAAATCCACCACCATTCGTGCCCTGGCCGACCTACTGCCTGGCATCGAAGTGGTCGCCGGCGATCCCTACAACAGCTCCCCCAACGACCCGGATCTGCAAAGCAGTGATGTGCGCGAGCGGCTCGAAAAGGGTGAAAGCCTGGGCACCGAGGAGCGCCAGGTCCCGATGGTGGACCTCCCCCTGGGTGCAACCGAAGACCGCCTCTGCGGCACCATCGATATCGAAAAAGCCCTCAGCGAGGGTGTGCGAGCCTTCGAACCCGGCCTGCTGGCCAAGGCCAACCGTGGTCTGCTCTACGTGGATGAGGTCAACCTGCTGGATGACCACCTGGTGGACGTGCTGCTCGACTCCGCAGCCTCCGGCTGGAACACCGTGGAGCGGGAAGGCGTCTCCGTGCGTCACCCAGCTCGCTTCGTCTTGATCGGCTCCGGCAACCCTGAAGAAGGCGAACTGCGCCCCCAGCTGCTCGACCGCTTCGGGATGAGCGTGGAAGTGCGCACCGTGCGCGATCCGGAACTGCGGGTGCAGGTGGTGGATCAGCGCACCGCGTTTGACTCCGATCCCGATGGCTTCAGCAGCAGCGTCGAGGCCGGCCAGCAAGCCCTCCAGCAGCGCGTGGTGGAAGCCCAGCAGCGCCTTGAGCAGGTGCGCATCGACGACGACCTGCGCCTGCGCATCTCCGCTGTCTGCGGCGAGCTTGATGTCGATGGTCTGCGGGGGGACATCGTCACCAACCGTGCCGCCCGGGCCCTGGCCGCATTTGAAGGTCGCACCGAAGTTACGGAAGACGACGTCGCGCGCGTTGCCTCCTGCTGCCTGCGTCATCGACTGCGCAAGGATCCTCTGGAGCAGGTGGACTCCGGCGACCGGGTGGTGAAGGTGTTCTGCAAGGTGTTTGAGCGCAGCGAAAGCAGCGACCGCGCCGACTTCGAACTGGCCCTGGCCGCCTGA
- a CDS encoding 5-formyltetrahydrofolate cyclo-ligase — protein MTDKQALRRQFRALREQRDDQAIRNAVAALLKHAPATGHLGLYWPLKGETDLRPLLPALRGRNLALPWSEGGHDNPSGTNGGRLSYHAWDQGPLQPDGCGIPAPIDQPTLEPDQLQLLLVPALAVDASGIRLGYGGGYYDRLRAITSWRHVTALAVVPQSCISTTPLPRDPWDQPFDGWVCETGVHWCSSSAHVEAFRSHPSQEGMGPAGWAEV, from the coding sequence ATGACTGACAAACAGGCGCTCCGCCGGCAGTTCCGCGCCCTGCGGGAGCAGCGCGACGACCAGGCCATCCGCAACGCCGTCGCGGCCTTGTTGAAGCACGCCCCTGCAACAGGTCACTTGGGGCTCTACTGGCCCTTGAAGGGTGAAACCGATCTGCGGCCGTTACTGCCAGCACTGCGGGGCCGCAACCTGGCACTGCCCTGGAGTGAAGGGGGCCACGACAACCCTTCAGGAACCAACGGGGGCAGGCTCAGCTATCACGCCTGGGATCAAGGTCCACTGCAACCCGACGGTTGCGGCATCCCCGCCCCGATCGATCAACCCACCCTAGAGCCGGATCAGCTGCAGTTGCTCCTAGTTCCTGCCTTGGCTGTGGATGCCAGCGGCATCCGCCTTGGCTACGGCGGTGGCTACTACGACCGCCTGCGCGCCATCACCAGCTGGCGGCACGTCACCGCTTTGGCTGTCGTTCCCCAGAGCTGCATCAGCACCACCCCGTTGCCTCGCGATCCTTGGGATCAACCCTTCGATGGCTGGGTGTGCGAGACGGGGGTGCACTGGTGCAGCAGTTCCGCCCACGTCGAAGCGTTCCGTTCTCACCCTTCCCAAGAGGGCATGGGGCCCGCAGGATGGGCTGAAGTCTGA
- a CDS encoding SufE family protein, protein MDSSASAGSRYGSAALDKLADKLSSTPDARKRYEYVLWLAKKLPPMDEELQTEARKVQGCVSQVFVDARLEDGRLHWQGASDALITKGLLALLIQGLDGLTPGEAMAVDPAFIAATGLQASLTPSRANGFLNILRMMQSQASQLNTNTGTTAE, encoded by the coding sequence ATGGATTCATCCGCCAGCGCTGGCAGCCGCTATGGCAGCGCCGCCCTCGACAAACTGGCGGACAAACTCAGCAGCACGCCAGACGCACGAAAACGTTACGAGTACGTTCTTTGGCTAGCCAAAAAGCTGCCTCCCATGGACGAAGAACTGCAGACCGAGGCCCGCAAGGTGCAGGGCTGTGTCTCCCAGGTGTTCGTGGATGCCCGCCTCGAAGACGGTCGCCTGCACTGGCAAGGCGCTTCTGACGCCCTCATCACCAAGGGACTGCTGGCCCTACTGATTCAAGGCCTGGACGGGCTGACCCCCGGCGAGGCGATGGCCGTCGATCCCGCCTTCATCGCCGCCACCGGCCTGCAGGCAAGCCTCACCCCTTCCCGGGCCAATGGCTTCCTCAACATCCTGCGCATGATGCAGTCCCAGGCCTCCCAGCTCAACACCAACACCGGGACCACCGCTGAATAA
- a CDS encoding homoserine dehydrogenase, producing MATRIGIGLLGLGTVGAGVASILSSPEGRHPLIADLQIAKVAVRDLNRPRPIELDPSLLTTDPQAVVDDPNVQVVVEVMGGIEPARTLIMRAIGAGKSVVTANKAVIARHGEEIAAAAAAAGVYVLIEAAVGGGIPIIEPLKQSLGGNRIQRVTGIINGTTNYILTRMAQEGANYNAVLKDAQDLGYAEADPAADVDGLDAADKIAILSGLAFGGPIDRSAIPTAGISALQSRDVDYATQLDYGVKLLATAERVDSPNTSTADSSTSQPLAVSVQPTLVPTDHPLAGVNGVNNAILVEGDPIGRVMFYGPGAGAGPTASAVVADILNIAGIRQLNDNDGNLDPLLAASSWRACHLVESNAIRQRNYVRFNTDDAPGVIGRIGSCFGDQGVSIQSIVQFDASDAGAEIVVITHEVSNGAMQAALSAITALPEVRGVAAHLGCL from the coding sequence ATGGCCACTCGGATCGGCATCGGCCTGCTGGGACTTGGCACCGTCGGAGCCGGCGTCGCCTCCATCCTCAGCAGCCCGGAAGGTCGCCATCCCCTGATTGCTGATCTTCAGATCGCCAAGGTGGCGGTTCGCGATCTCAACCGACCGCGACCGATTGAACTGGACCCCTCCCTGCTCACCACCGACCCACAGGCGGTGGTCGATGACCCCAACGTGCAGGTTGTGGTGGAAGTGATGGGCGGCATCGAACCGGCCCGCACCTTGATCATGCGCGCCATCGGCGCCGGCAAATCCGTGGTGACGGCCAACAAAGCCGTGATTGCCCGCCATGGGGAAGAAATCGCCGCTGCTGCCGCCGCTGCTGGGGTCTACGTGCTGATTGAGGCCGCGGTCGGCGGCGGCATTCCGATCATCGAGCCGCTCAAACAATCCCTGGGCGGCAACCGCATTCAACGGGTGACCGGAATCATCAACGGCACCACCAATTACATCCTCACGCGCATGGCCCAGGAAGGGGCCAACTACAACGCCGTGCTCAAGGATGCCCAGGATCTCGGCTACGCCGAAGCCGATCCAGCCGCAGACGTTGACGGCCTCGATGCCGCCGACAAGATCGCCATCCTTTCCGGCCTGGCCTTCGGGGGACCGATCGACCGCAGCGCCATTCCCACTGCAGGCATCAGCGCACTGCAGAGCCGGGATGTCGACTACGCCACCCAACTGGACTACGGAGTCAAGCTGCTGGCTACAGCCGAGCGCGTCGACAGCCCCAACACCAGCACTGCAGACAGCAGCACCTCGCAGCCCCTGGCGGTGAGCGTTCAGCCCACGCTGGTGCCCACAGACCACCCCCTCGCCGGGGTGAACGGCGTCAACAACGCCATCCTGGTGGAGGGTGATCCAATCGGCCGCGTGATGTTCTACGGCCCTGGCGCCGGCGCAGGCCCCACCGCATCAGCCGTGGTGGCCGACATCCTCAACATCGCCGGCATCCGCCAGCTCAATGACAACGACGGCAATCTCGACCCCCTGCTGGCGGCCAGCAGCTGGCGCGCTTGCCACCTGGTCGAGAGCAACGCCATCCGCCAACGCAACTATGTGCGTTTCAACACCGACGACGCCCCCGGCGTGATCGGCCGCATCGGCTCCTGCTTTGGCGACCAGGGCGTGTCGATCCAGTCGATCGTGCAGTTCGATGCCAGCGATGCAGGCGCCGAAATCGTTGTGATCACCCATGAAGTGAGCAATGGCGCCATGCAGGCCGCCCTCTCAGCGATTACCGCCTTGCCTGAGGTACGCGGCGTTGCCGCCCATCTCGGCTGCCTCTGA
- a CDS encoding class I SAM-dependent methyltransferase: MSTSPNHGWFDAVATAYQSCRPRYPDSLFRWLAEQAPARHCCWDVACGSGQASEGLALWFNRVEASDLSPAQIAAAPSHPRIHYRVAAAEHSGLEDGSVDAVVVAAAIHWLDVPQFNQEVRRVLRPGGLLAWLGYDPIQGAPPALQRWLDDLYHQRLNPWWPAERAHVDRRYQDLPFPTHSQAIPGALQIDLHWSCNELLGFISTWSALRRAGGQAPALLHDFRAELLELWPADTPQLKLHLPLMGRWGRLS, encoded by the coding sequence ATGAGCACCAGTCCGAACCACGGCTGGTTTGATGCGGTGGCCACGGCCTATCAGAGCTGCCGGCCGCGCTACCCCGACAGCCTGTTCCGATGGCTGGCTGAACAAGCACCAGCCCGCCATTGCTGCTGGGATGTGGCCTGCGGCAGCGGCCAGGCCAGCGAGGGGCTGGCGCTCTGGTTTAACCGGGTGGAGGCCAGCGATCTCAGTCCGGCCCAGATCGCCGCAGCCCCAAGCCATCCCCGCATCCACTACCGGGTGGCTGCCGCTGAGCACAGTGGTCTGGAGGATGGGAGCGTTGATGCCGTTGTGGTGGCTGCCGCCATTCACTGGTTGGACGTGCCCCAGTTCAACCAAGAGGTGAGGCGAGTCCTGCGCCCCGGTGGGCTGCTGGCCTGGTTGGGCTACGACCCCATCCAAGGTGCGCCCCCCGCGCTGCAACGCTGGCTGGATGACCTCTACCACCAGCGTCTGAACCCTTGGTGGCCCGCTGAACGCGCGCACGTGGATCGGCGCTACCAGGATCTCCCCTTCCCCACCCACAGCCAGGCCATCCCTGGAGCGTTGCAGATCGACCTGCACTGGAGCTGCAATGAACTGCTGGGATTCATCAGCACATGGTCGGCATTACGACGCGCTGGCGGCCAGGCACCAGCGCTGCTTCACGACTTTCGCGCCGAACTGCTGGAGCTCTGGCCTGCCGACACACCTCAGCTAAAGCTGCATCTGCCCCTGATGGGGCGATGGGGACGGCTGTCATGA